One segment of Monomorium pharaonis isolate MP-MQ-018 chromosome 6, ASM1337386v2, whole genome shotgun sequence DNA contains the following:
- the LOC105838555 gene encoding uncharacterized protein LOC105838555, which translates to MSINTLCAAFRKIAIGRISTAAARYSTQQSSCHANVSHLTFENCIRCDTGLRHHIKFIPGTFNIDFGMPASGGLIRNIIETPVIKIPPLKEPAERLPIQYDSPISEKSVDLPTNGSIIEKRVENMLKIRHKKMKKHKRRKLRKRMKFVWAKIKLKRRQKKETLFQTNLIAKVKEAQAFNAEEYVNEKLNILNKERLPRTFRGEILPSEMIKQFINEKRVKKESKRNRPRLTL; encoded by the exons ATGTCGATCAATACATTATGCGCTGCATTTCGCAAAATTGCGATAGGCAGAATAA GTACTGCCGCTGCAAGATATTCAACACAACAATCAAGCTGCCATGCAAATGTTTCCCATTTAACATTTGAGAATTGCATCCGATGTGATACAGGATTGAGACATCACATTAAATTCATACCAGGAACATTTAACATAGACTTTGGGATGCCTGCAAGCGGAggtttaataagaaatattattgaaacacCTGTTATCAAGATTCCTCCATTGAAAGAGCCTGCGGAGCGTTTGCCCATTCAATATGATTCTCCTATATCAGAAAAGTCTGTAGATCTGCCTACGAATGGAAGTATTATTGAGAAACGGGTAGAGAACATGTTAAAAATCAGGCATaagaaaatgaagaaacaCAAACGAAGGAAACTACGCAAGAGGATGAAATTTGTATGGGCAAAGATAAAACTTAAGAGGCGTCAGAAGAAGGAAACATTATTTCAGACCAATTTAATTGCCAAAGTTAAGGAAGCGCAAGCGTTTAATGCTGAAGAGTATGTCAATGAGAAACTGAATATCTTAAATAAGGAGAGACTACCGAGAACTTTCAGAGGAGAGATTTTGCCTTCTGAGATGATTAAGCAATTCATAAATGAGAAAAGAGTGAAGAAGGAGTCTAAACGTAACAGACCTCGTTTAACTCTATAA